A section of the Corynebacterium auris genome encodes:
- a CDS encoding IS256 family transposase gives MTTVSPKKGHDPSRVNEISAKLMENPEIAALIGELSTSVDDASDLVKGLLQASINAGLQAEMDAHLGYGHSDRAAKAQVSPSNGDNHRNGSYTKTVGTGYGPVDITVPRDRAGTFHPVMVPKGARRLTELDDMIVSLYAGGMTVRDIQHHLASTLGVDISPDTISTITDAVLDEVMVWQNRQLDEFYPVIFLDALRVKIRDGHRVVNKACYMAVGIDIDGTKHILGLWIADNEGAAFWASVCADLANRGVNDVFIVCCDGLKGLPEAVEATWPNSMVQTCIVHLIRAANRWVSYKDRKSVSSALRQVYTAPNEDAACAALDAFEASELGRKYPQSVKVWRDAWERFIPFLQFPPAARRVLYTTNAIESLNAELRKATRNRGQFPTDAAALKTLWLMVCNIEDKRAAQRAKKAKRAIDCNGYIEGAKTSGWKQAINQLSVAYPDRFANYL, from the coding sequence ATGACTACCGTGTCACCGAAGAAAGGCCATGACCCGAGCAGGGTCAACGAGATCAGCGCGAAGCTGATGGAAAACCCGGAAATCGCCGCACTGATCGGCGAGCTATCAACCTCCGTCGACGATGCCAGCGACCTGGTCAAAGGTCTATTGCAAGCCTCGATCAACGCGGGTCTGCAGGCGGAGATGGACGCCCATTTGGGGTACGGGCACTCAGATCGCGCGGCCAAAGCCCAGGTAAGCCCCTCAAACGGTGACAATCACCGCAACGGGTCGTACACCAAAACTGTGGGCACCGGCTACGGCCCGGTGGACATCACAGTGCCTCGGGATAGAGCGGGCACGTTTCACCCGGTCATGGTGCCGAAAGGGGCACGCCGGCTGACAGAGCTCGATGACATGATCGTCTCGCTCTACGCCGGCGGAATGACGGTACGCGATATCCAGCACCACCTGGCATCGACCCTGGGGGTGGACATCAGCCCGGATACCATCAGTACCATCACCGATGCGGTCCTCGATGAGGTGATGGTGTGGCAAAACCGTCAGCTCGATGAGTTCTACCCGGTCATTTTCCTCGACGCGCTGCGGGTGAAAATCCGCGACGGTCACCGGGTGGTCAATAAAGCCTGCTACATGGCTGTTGGCATCGACATCGACGGGACCAAACACATCCTGGGACTATGGATCGCCGACAATGAAGGGGCTGCATTCTGGGCATCCGTGTGCGCGGACCTGGCGAACCGTGGAGTCAATGACGTGTTCATCGTCTGCTGCGACGGGCTCAAAGGCCTGCCTGAGGCCGTGGAAGCGACCTGGCCGAACTCGATGGTACAAACCTGCATCGTGCACCTGATCCGGGCCGCCAACAGGTGGGTGTCCTATAAGGACCGCAAATCTGTATCCAGCGCGCTGCGGCAGGTCTACACCGCACCGAACGAGGACGCCGCTTGCGCCGCCCTCGATGCCTTCGAAGCCTCGGAACTGGGGCGGAAGTACCCCCAGTCGGTGAAGGTCTGGCGTGATGCGTGGGAGAGGTTTATACCGTTTCTGCAGTTCCCGCCTGCAGCTCGCCGGGTGCTCTACACCACCAATGCCATCGAGTCGCTTAACGCTGAGCTGCGGAAAGCGACCCGCAACCGTGGCCAATTCCCCACGGATGCTGCGGCGTTGAAGACGCTGTGGTTGATGGTCTGCAACATCGAGGACAAACGCGCCGCCCAACGCGCGAAAAAAGCGAAGCGGGCAATCGACTGCAACGGCTATATTGAAGGGGCGAAAACCTCAGGGTGGAAACAAGCCATCAACCAACTATCCGTGGCCTACCCAGACCGGTTCGCCAACTACTTGTAA
- a CDS encoding transposase gives MKQRAIELVLHAQADPDTSRGTITRIAVELGMSKETLRGWVRAHKQSGAATPAESVDCAAENRRLRAELIEAKRANEILKRASAFFAPECERPHR, from the coding sequence TTGAAGCAGCGCGCCATCGAACTGGTGCTGCACGCGCAAGCTGACCCTGACACGTCTCGCGGTACGATCACCCGCATCGCTGTCGAGCTCGGAATGAGTAAGGAAACTCTGCGCGGCTGGGTCCGCGCTCATAAACAATCCGGCGCGGCAACCCCGGCTGAATCGGTGGATTGTGCAGCGGAGAACCGCAGACTGCGAGCTGAACTGATTGAAGCGAAGCGCGCCAACGAGATTTTGAAAAGAGCATCAGCTTTTTTCGCGCCCGAGTGCGAGCGCCCACACAGGTAG
- a CDS encoding DDE-type integrase/transposase/recombinase translates to MPTRVGWVYASFVLDAYTREIVGWQITNHMRTSLAKDALDMALSARLRAGEDVSGLIHHFRQGRAVQVGCLRRDLGSVAGYRFGWLAGRLLRQRDGRSAELSVQS, encoded by the coding sequence ATCCCCACGCGTGTCGGGTGGGTATACGCCTCGTTCGTCCTCGACGCGTATACCCGGGAGATTGTTGGCTGGCAGATCACCAACCACATGCGCACATCGCTGGCTAAAGACGCACTTGACATGGCCTTGTCAGCGCGCCTGCGCGCCGGTGAAGATGTCTCCGGTCTGATCCATCACTTTAGACAGGGGCGTGCAGTACAGGTCGGTTGTCTACGGAGAGACCTTGGCTCAGTCGCAGGTTATCGCTTCGGTTGGCTCGCGGGGAGACTCCTACGACAACGCGATGGCAGAAGCGCTGAACTCAGTGTTCAAAGCTGA
- a CDS encoding integrase core domain-containing protein, with the protein MAEALNSVFKAELIDRRTWPGLRDVLVATSTWVGGYNNRRVHSALGYRPPRQVHQEYTAANTQAA; encoded by the coding sequence ATGGCAGAAGCGCTGAACTCAGTGTTCAAAGCTGAACTCATCGACCGTAGGACCTGGCCGGGGCTGCGAGATGTTCTCGTCGCGACGTCGACATGGGTCGGCGGGTACAACAACCGTCGTGTGCACTCGGCGCTGGGGTACCGCCCACCCCGCCAGGTCCATCAGGAATACACCGCCGCGAACACCCAAGCGGCCTAA
- a CDS encoding response regulator transcription factor, whose translation MTDSRATRVLLVEDQQLIRRGLTLLLGTVGGIDIVAQAPDGKTALEALAKEDVDVVLTDARMPGMDGVELTAQCAALYPGLPVLVLTTFDDDALVQSALAAGASGFLLKDTSVEGLTAALHAVIDGGMILDPRVAKAAIRPRDSHDEPLAILTRSERTVAELVARGLTNTEIAQTLVLAEGTVKNHVSALLRKLAARDRTALALTLYKALGD comes from the coding sequence GTGACCGACTCAAGAGCGACACGAGTACTGCTGGTCGAAGACCAACAACTGATACGTCGCGGCCTGACCCTGCTCCTCGGCACCGTCGGCGGGATCGATATCGTGGCCCAGGCACCGGACGGGAAGACCGCACTCGAAGCGTTAGCCAAAGAAGACGTGGATGTGGTGCTCACCGACGCACGGATGCCCGGTATGGATGGCGTAGAACTTACAGCACAATGCGCCGCCCTTTACCCTGGGCTGCCGGTCTTGGTCCTGACCACTTTCGATGATGATGCGCTGGTGCAGTCGGCACTTGCTGCCGGCGCGTCGGGTTTCTTGCTCAAAGACACATCTGTCGAGGGACTCACCGCTGCATTACACGCGGTTATTGACGGCGGGATGATCCTCGATCCACGGGTGGCGAAGGCAGCGATACGCCCTAGGGATTCCCACGACGAACCGTTGGCGATTCTCACTCGCAGTGAACGCACGGTGGCCGAACTCGTTGCCCGTGGGCTGACAAACACTGAGATCGCCCAGACTCTCGTCCTCGCCGAGGGAACCGTCAAGAACCATGTCTCGGCACTCCTGCGAAAACTCGCCGCACGGGACAGAACAGCGTTGGCGCTCACATTGTATAAAGCATTAGGCGATTGA
- a CDS encoding sensor histidine kinase — MVSFHASVERTLVVLQAVALCCLLTAAVLGIADSAQTGSELFVALTWLALVPIITALWTLRPCMVRVGHGVEWTILAVVLATPVAVFGTLDFTIPVLLLVVAFAVIDVSLRAGIYATIWISCVGFALHVLSNTGSWDEFLVGAAQGLINVVPVAVLLCFGIALGLSLRSFEQRRHDDQQVIDRLRHAAEIEKELLLSDERARSARELHDGLGHRLTLISMSLELAERMRGADVDQAWEEIRTAKDTTSDALAEMRMWVRALNPVRDAGARGLAALELIAESFRGTGLTVDVSGDEASDHELASDDAVSLLIYRAVQEGLTNALRHSRARTVRIFLSVEARRLKLAIINDFGRVSATKLPEAEPEFGFGLRGISDRAAEHGGSMRARRISGEFHLDVIVPLGGSGVADREETP; from the coding sequence ATGGTTTCGTTCCACGCGAGTGTCGAGCGCACGCTAGTGGTGCTCCAGGCAGTCGCGCTCTGTTGCCTGCTCACAGCAGCGGTCCTGGGCATCGCAGACTCCGCGCAAACAGGAAGCGAGCTCTTCGTCGCTCTCACGTGGCTGGCACTCGTACCGATAATCACCGCTCTCTGGACCTTACGTCCGTGCATGGTTCGCGTCGGCCATGGAGTCGAATGGACAATACTGGCCGTCGTTCTGGCCACTCCGGTCGCCGTCTTCGGCACCCTGGACTTCACGATCCCCGTCCTGCTTCTGGTGGTCGCGTTCGCGGTCATTGACGTTTCCCTCAGAGCCGGTATTTACGCAACCATTTGGATCTCGTGCGTCGGATTCGCACTGCATGTACTCAGCAACACGGGGTCGTGGGATGAGTTCCTCGTCGGCGCGGCACAGGGCCTGATCAACGTCGTTCCCGTCGCTGTGCTCTTGTGTTTTGGGATCGCGCTGGGCCTTTCGCTTCGCAGTTTTGAACAACGTCGGCATGATGATCAGCAGGTGATTGATCGTCTGCGCCACGCCGCGGAGATAGAAAAGGAGCTCCTTCTTTCCGACGAACGAGCACGAAGCGCCAGGGAACTTCACGACGGGCTTGGTCACCGACTCACCCTGATTTCGATGAGCCTTGAGCTCGCTGAAAGAATGCGTGGAGCCGATGTTGACCAGGCGTGGGAAGAGATCCGCACCGCCAAAGACACCACCAGTGATGCTCTTGCCGAAATGCGCATGTGGGTGCGTGCACTGAACCCAGTCCGCGATGCCGGTGCCCGAGGGCTTGCCGCACTTGAACTCATTGCCGAATCTTTTCGAGGCACCGGCCTGACAGTAGACGTCTCCGGGGATGAAGCCTCAGACCACGAACTCGCCAGTGACGACGCGGTCTCGCTGCTGATCTACCGCGCAGTACAAGAGGGATTGACCAACGCCCTGCGGCATAGCCGCGCCCGAACAGTGCGCATCTTCCTCAGCGTGGAGGCCCGCCGCCTGAAGCTTGCCATCATCAATGACTTCGGACGGGTTTCGGCAACCAAGCTGCCAGAAGCAGAACCCGAGTTCGGGTTCGGATTACGCGGCATCTCCGACCGCGCCGCAGAGCACGGCGGCTCCATGCGCGCACGCCGAATCAGCGGCGAGTTCCACCTCGACGTCATTGTGCCACTCGGTGGTTCTGGAGTAGCCGATCGAGAGGAGACCCCGTGA
- a CDS encoding ABC transporter ATP-binding protein, with amino-acid sequence MTTTLSATDLRRVVKSGPSTTEILRGCNLDLHGGGLTAVVGHSGSGKSSLLMCLGGLDEPTSGTVTINGQDIYRLSSNRRASMLRTQIGFVFQQYNLVPFLTVEENIALPFQLDRAKVPRDTINQLIESFGLGHRRRASARSLSGGEQQRTALCRALARRPGIVFADEPTGALDSQSTGIVLHTLRQMADDGQMIVMVTHDLEAAACADTVIVMRDGCTVETVGRTTSQDLLHIMSGLGA; translated from the coding sequence TTGACCACCACGCTCAGCGCCACAGACCTTCGACGAGTCGTGAAATCGGGGCCGAGCACGACCGAGATCCTGCGCGGATGCAACCTCGATCTCCACGGTGGTGGTCTGACGGCGGTGGTGGGGCATTCCGGCTCAGGAAAGTCGTCATTGCTGATGTGCCTCGGCGGCCTCGATGAACCGACGTCGGGAACAGTGACTATTAACGGGCAAGACATCTACCGCTTATCGTCAAACAGACGTGCGAGCATGCTTCGGACCCAAATCGGATTCGTTTTCCAGCAGTACAACCTTGTTCCGTTCCTTACCGTCGAAGAGAACATTGCGCTTCCATTCCAACTCGACCGGGCGAAGGTGCCCCGCGACACGATCAACCAACTCATCGAATCGTTTGGTCTCGGCCATCGTCGCCGCGCGTCTGCGAGGTCGCTCTCCGGTGGCGAACAGCAGCGGACCGCGTTGTGTCGCGCTCTCGCCCGGCGGCCCGGCATCGTCTTCGCAGATGAGCCGACTGGCGCACTCGACTCCCAGAGCACCGGCATCGTCCTCCACACGTTAAGGCAAATGGCAGATGACGGGCAGATGATCGTCATGGTTACTCACGACCTAGAAGCAGCGGCCTGCGCTGACACAGTCATCGTGATGCGCGATGGATGCACCGTTGAGACAGTCGGTCGCACCACCAGCCAGGATCTGCTGCACATCATGTCCGGTCTCGGAGCTTGA
- a CDS encoding FtsX-like permease family protein: MFADEWRQWAPAIAVVTVIAIMIGLCINQFAWTTTPQFRTAVSNASVPLAEFQILSVTIYVVIALVSWVALTVVGRASIQATRHSHALWLLLGASPRTVFRSALLVLLLVSLCGAILGALVSSLLSFWAIPAFNTAVSSAVNLPGFTIAAWAPMAIILVSVVTTMVGGLLPARRASRIQPSVALRTFHPPVQRSPSTVFRIICGSFFLLVAAALVVASSFASQLGSTGPGPMFNLAINAGSSALIAVYLFCPEIVRSVFWILHKLFTSTGLVISALGTRAAAARAQISATTIAPLAGGLGGIGLLLCAVNSVAAMTQILQPGTPTDLTDVWTIVAVIAVSMLATSAAVVALSAHGRGREIALLQAAGMHARQVHILIAAESLAMSATAAVTAVVPVVIGGLVCAFVSAATLGGTSVVVWPLPSMLTGLLASWLLLFLILVIPTIAPLREGPGSHLREQVI, from the coding sequence ATGTTTGCCGACGAATGGCGGCAGTGGGCACCCGCCATCGCTGTCGTTACCGTGATTGCAATAATGATCGGACTCTGCATCAATCAATTCGCTTGGACGACGACACCGCAGTTCCGTACCGCGGTCTCCAATGCCAGCGTTCCCCTCGCGGAATTCCAGATTCTCTCGGTCACCATCTACGTGGTGATCGCCCTCGTCTCCTGGGTTGCCTTGACCGTGGTCGGCCGAGCAAGTATCCAAGCCACCCGTCACTCCCATGCGCTCTGGCTCCTCCTTGGAGCATCTCCACGAACGGTGTTCCGGTCCGCTCTGCTCGTTCTGCTCCTCGTCAGTCTCTGCGGTGCAATCCTTGGCGCCCTCGTCTCGAGTCTCCTGAGCTTCTGGGCGATACCGGCGTTCAATACGGCCGTATCGTCCGCGGTCAACCTGCCTGGATTTACCATCGCAGCCTGGGCTCCTATGGCGATCATCCTCGTCAGTGTCGTCACCACCATGGTCGGTGGACTGTTACCTGCCCGGCGGGCATCCCGTATTCAACCCAGCGTCGCCCTGCGCACGTTCCATCCACCCGTCCAGCGTAGCCCCTCGACGGTCTTCCGGATCATCTGTGGGTCGTTCTTTCTGTTGGTCGCCGCGGCGCTGGTCGTGGCGTCGAGCTTTGCCTCCCAGCTCGGTTCCACTGGCCCCGGCCCGATGTTCAACCTCGCGATCAACGCCGGTAGTTCGGCGCTGATCGCTGTCTACCTGTTCTGTCCCGAGATTGTCAGATCTGTCTTCTGGATCCTCCACAAGCTCTTCACGAGTACAGGATTGGTGATCTCGGCATTGGGCACGCGAGCCGCGGCTGCCCGAGCACAAATCAGTGCCACGACGATTGCCCCGCTGGCTGGCGGTCTCGGCGGAATCGGCCTGCTGCTGTGCGCTGTGAACTCGGTGGCCGCGATGACCCAGATACTTCAGCCCGGCACCCCGACGGATCTCACCGACGTGTGGACGATCGTTGCTGTTATCGCCGTGTCAATGCTCGCCACGAGCGCGGCAGTTGTCGCTCTCTCGGCCCACGGACGAGGACGCGAGATCGCGCTGCTCCAAGCAGCCGGCATGCATGCTCGCCAGGTCCACATTCTCATCGCCGCTGAAAGCCTCGCAATGTCCGCCACCGCCGCAGTGACGGCAGTCGTCCCGGTGGTCATCGGCGGCTTGGTCTGCGCCTTCGTGTCGGCGGCTACTCTCGGCGGTACCTCCGTTGTGGTGTGGCCTCTGCCCAGCATGCTTACCGGTTTGCTCGCATCCTGGCTCCTGCTGTTCCTCATTCTGGTCATCCCAACGATCGCGCCTCTCCGCGAAGGGCCGGGCTCACACTTGCGGGAGCAGGTAATATGA
- a CDS encoding integrase core domain-containing protein, which produces MQYRSVVYGETLAQSQVIASVGSRGDSYDNAMAEALNSVFKAELIDRRTWPGLRDVLVAASTWVGWYNNRRVHSALGYRPPNQVHQEYTAANTQAA; this is translated from the coding sequence GTGCAGTACAGGTCGGTCGTCTACGGAGAGACCTTGGCCCAGTCGCAGGTTATCGCTTCGGTTGGCTCGCGGGGAGACTCCTACGACAACGCGATGGCAGAAGCGCTGAACTCAGTGTTCAAAGCTGAACTCATCGACCGTAGGACCTGGCCGGGGCTGCGAGACGTTCTCGTCGCGGCGTCGACATGGGTCGGCTGGTACAACAACCGTCGTGTGCACTCGGCGCTAGGGTACCGCCCACCGAACCAGGTCCATCAGGAATACACCGCCGCGAACACCCAAGCGGCCTAA
- a CDS encoding transposase, protein MKQRAIELVLHAQADPATSRGAISRIAVELGMSKETLRGWVRAHKQSGAATPAESVDLAAENRRLRAELIEAKRANEILKRASAFFAPECERPHR, encoded by the coding sequence TTGAAGCAGCGTGCCATCGAATTGGTGCTGCATGCGCAAGCTGACCCTGCTACGTCTCGTGGTGCGATATCCCGCATCGCTGTCGAGCTCGGAATGAGTAAGGAAACTCTGCGCGGCTGGGTCCGCGCTCATAAACAATCCGGCGCGGCAACCCCGGCTGAATCGGTGGATCTGGCAGCGGAGAACCGCAGACTGCGAGCTGAACTGATTGAAGCGAAGCGCGCCAACGAGATTTTGAAAAGAGCATCAGCTTTTTTCGCGCCCGAGTGCGAGCGCCCACACAGGTAG
- a CDS encoding sigma-70 family RNA polymerase sigma factor has protein sequence MNSAQWRERQAWLISLAYSITGSFHDAEDAASEAWLRLANAENIDDPEAWLTTVTARTAYDLVRAPARARTDYVGPWLPEVATTESGPEDRAVTTENLDRAFSRLIQDLSPVDRVLVVLTQAAGFSAAEAGKLTALTPSAVRKRISRARSILREPEGAPRVADKETLRALAEKLNRGELEALTDILSEGAVLWTDAGGTARAALNPIRGRDKVTRFLAGIIGRWGMPRFRVDDAIGGPVLVAESIDMTRAVTLEIVGGGITGIQVQQNPGKLRLRGRALGGRR, from the coding sequence GTGAACAGCGCACAATGGCGGGAGCGACAGGCGTGGCTGATCAGCCTGGCGTACAGCATCACCGGCAGCTTCCATGATGCAGAGGACGCAGCGAGCGAGGCCTGGCTCCGCCTCGCCAATGCCGAAAATATTGACGATCCCGAGGCTTGGTTGACAACGGTCACTGCACGCACCGCCTATGACCTGGTACGCGCACCCGCACGCGCCCGCACCGACTATGTCGGCCCCTGGCTGCCCGAGGTGGCTACCACAGAAAGTGGCCCGGAGGACAGGGCGGTAACCACCGAGAATCTCGACCGAGCTTTCAGCCGCCTCATCCAGGATCTCTCACCGGTCGACCGAGTCTTGGTCGTTCTCACGCAGGCAGCGGGATTCTCTGCCGCCGAAGCAGGTAAGCTCACGGCGCTTACCCCGTCTGCGGTGCGTAAACGGATCTCCCGCGCCCGTTCGATCCTGCGGGAGCCTGAGGGGGCGCCGCGGGTAGCGGACAAGGAGACTCTGCGAGCTCTGGCGGAGAAACTGAATCGCGGCGAACTCGAAGCGCTGACGGACATTTTGTCCGAAGGCGCGGTGCTCTGGACTGACGCGGGAGGCACCGCACGCGCGGCCCTCAACCCGATTCGCGGCAGGGATAAGGTGACGCGATTCCTCGCCGGAATCATAGGCCGGTGGGGAATGCCACGCTTCAGGGTGGATGACGCGATCGGTGGTCCGGTACTGGTGGCGGAATCGATCGACATGACGCGAGCGGTGACCCTGGAAATCGTCGGCGGGGGAATTACCGGGATCCAGGTGCAGCAGAACCCGGGGAAGCTCAGGCTACGGGGCCGGGCGCTGGGAGGGCGTCGTTAA
- a CDS encoding carboxymuconolactone decarboxylase family protein has translation MNKIPPSPIHKRFSVAALALEAASRAVSRETRILVQLRASFLNGCGYCIDMHTKEARKSGWSEQKIAILRDTAPGEWQAGDMSERERLILEFTDAGTLLSETPLSYRENIRERVHNEFGPETTGELIAAITAINMWNRIGILSGK, from the coding sequence ATGAACAAGATACCCCCTTCCCCCATCCACAAGAGATTCTCCGTTGCAGCACTCGCGCTCGAGGCGGCCTCGCGAGCCGTTTCCCGTGAGACCCGGATACTGGTCCAGCTGCGCGCCAGTTTTCTCAACGGCTGCGGGTACTGCATTGATATGCACACGAAAGAGGCCCGCAAGTCAGGCTGGAGCGAGCAAAAAATCGCGATCCTACGGGACACCGCGCCGGGTGAATGGCAGGCAGGTGATATGAGCGAGAGAGAACGACTCATCCTCGAGTTCACCGATGCCGGCACCCTCCTCTCCGAGACTCCCCTGTCCTACCGGGAGAACATCCGGGAGCGTGTACATAACGAATTCGGTCCGGAGACAACCGGCGAGCTCATCGCCGCGATCACCGCCATCAACATGTGGAACCGGATCGGGATACTATCCGGAAAGTGA
- a CDS encoding DJ-1/PfpI family protein has protein sequence MTPKRVSVVLFDGFELLDVTGPVEILARLEGLDVQLISPDGAAARSSQGVDILAHASFADMNGDVLLVPGGMGTRALVSDARFLAELARMSRAATITASVCTGTTPSTITMSAGQR, from the coding sequence ATGACACCGAAACGCGTCAGCGTCGTGCTCTTCGACGGCTTCGAGCTGCTGGACGTCACCGGCCCCGTCGAGATCCTGGCGCGCCTCGAGGGCCTTGACGTGCAGCTGATCTCCCCGGACGGCGCGGCGGCGCGCAGCAGCCAGGGGGTCGACATCCTGGCCCACGCCAGCTTCGCCGACATGAACGGCGATGTGCTGCTCGTCCCCGGCGGGATGGGCACGCGCGCCCTGGTCTCCGACGCAAGATTCCTGGCTGAGCTCGCGCGCATGTCCCGCGCGGCCACGATCACGGCGTCGGTGTGCACCGGAACCACGCCCAGCACCATCACGATGAGCGCCGGGCAACGGTAG
- a CDS encoding DoxX family protein has product MRIDSQNLARLALGAFMSFAGTSHLTFARKDFQAQVPDWFPLNKDLVVLGSGVAEIALGASLLALPRQRTLTGTALAAFYTAIFPGNIAQYAERNDAFGLDTDRKRLARLFGQPALIAAALWAAGMPGSGGK; this is encoded by the coding sequence ATGCGAATTGATTCGCAGAACCTGGCCCGCCTCGCCCTCGGCGCCTTCATGAGCTTCGCCGGCACCAGCCACCTCACCTTCGCCCGCAAGGACTTCCAGGCCCAGGTGCCCGACTGGTTCCCCTTGAACAAGGACCTCGTGGTCCTCGGCTCCGGCGTCGCCGAAATCGCCCTCGGCGCCTCCCTGCTCGCCCTGCCCCGGCAGCGCACGCTGACCGGAACCGCCCTCGCCGCGTTCTACACCGCGATCTTCCCCGGCAACATCGCCCAGTACGCCGAGCGCAACGACGCCTTCGGCCTGGACACCGACCGCAAGCGTCTGGCCCGCCTGTTCGGGCAGCCCGCGCTCATCGCCGCGGCGCTGTGGGCGGCGGGCATGCCCGGGTCCGGCGGGAAGTAG
- a CDS encoding zinc-dependent alcohol dehydrogenase, whose product MKALTWQAARTVSVEEVPDPTIIEPTDAIIRVTSTAICGSDLHLYEVLGPFMDKGDIIGHEPMGIVEEVGSAVTNLSPGDRVVVPFNVSCGHCYMCERGLQSQCETTQVREYGSGATLLGYSRLYGSLPGGQAEYLRVPHADYGPIKVPNVGEDERFLFLSDVLPTAWQAVQYADVPDGGTLAVLGLGPVGQMSARIGAHLGYRVIGVDPVPERRAMAARHGIEVVEGGEGAVDKLRELSDGRGPDSVIDAVGMEAHGSPVAGTAQAAAGLLPSALGRAAVQKAGVDRLGALYTAIEAVRRGGTISLSGVYGGMKDPMPMMTLFDKQVQMRMGQCNVRNWTDDLLPLVDDPSDPLGVLDLRTHTAPLDDAPAMYEKFQKKQDGCIKVVLKP is encoded by the coding sequence ATGAAAGCCCTCACCTGGCAAGCCGCCCGCACCGTCAGCGTCGAAGAAGTCCCCGACCCCACAATTATCGAGCCCACCGACGCCATCATCCGCGTCACCTCCACCGCCATCTGCGGCTCCGACCTCCACCTCTACGAGGTCCTCGGCCCGTTCATGGACAAGGGCGACATTATCGGCCACGAACCCATGGGAATCGTCGAGGAGGTCGGCTCCGCGGTGACCAACCTCTCCCCCGGCGACCGCGTCGTGGTCCCCTTCAACGTCTCCTGCGGCCACTGCTACATGTGCGAGCGCGGCCTGCAATCCCAGTGCGAGACCACTCAGGTCCGCGAGTACGGCAGCGGCGCCACCCTCCTCGGCTACTCCCGCCTCTACGGTTCGCTGCCCGGCGGCCAGGCCGAGTACCTGCGCGTCCCGCATGCCGACTACGGCCCCATCAAGGTCCCGAACGTCGGTGAGGACGAGCGCTTCCTCTTCCTTTCCGACGTGCTGCCCACCGCCTGGCAGGCAGTCCAGTACGCCGACGTCCCCGACGGCGGCACCCTCGCCGTGCTCGGCCTCGGCCCCGTCGGGCAGATGTCCGCCCGCATCGGCGCACACCTGGGGTACCGCGTCATCGGCGTCGACCCCGTCCCCGAGCGGCGCGCCATGGCCGCCCGCCACGGCATCGAGGTTGTCGAGGGCGGCGAGGGTGCCGTCGATAAGCTCCGCGAGCTTAGCGACGGCCGCGGACCCGACTCCGTCATCGACGCCGTCGGCATGGAAGCCCACGGCTCCCCCGTCGCCGGCACCGCGCAGGCCGCGGCCGGCCTACTGCCCTCCGCCCTCGGCCGCGCCGCCGTGCAGAAGGCGGGCGTGGACCGCCTCGGCGCGCTCTACACCGCCATCGAGGCCGTGCGCCGCGGCGGCACCATCTCACTCAGCGGCGTCTACGGCGGGATGAAGGATCCCATGCCGATGATGACGCTGTTCGACAAGCAGGTGCAGATGCGGATGGGCCAGTGCAACGTGCGCAACTGGACCGACGACCTCCTCCCGCTCGTCGACGACCCCTCCGACCCCCTCGGCGTGCTCGACCTGAGAACCCACACCGCGCCGCTTGACGACGCCCCAGCCATGTACGAGAAGTTCCAGAAGAAGCAGGACGGCTGCATCAAGGTCGTCCTCAAGCCCTGA